Proteins encoded in a region of the Nitrososphaerota archaeon genome:
- a CDS encoding type II glyceraldehyde-3-phosphate dehydrogenase — MKRVFVNGYGSIGNRIAQFIKDDPEIKVIGVGKFSPDEKVNDAVSRGFDVYVPQKNIDSFKNYKIKGSIEEALSDCDLVIDGAPGGTGFANKKQLYEPNGIMAIYQGGESVFGDERVSDLLFNSRVNYNDAFGKKHVMQGSCNVTGMGRILQPLREKYGSRLLRFDAILVRRWADIEQTEKSVLDTIELSPNPHHQDDVKSYMGKDTPLFIQAIKVPTRQMHVHMMSIRFKDSAPTQSEILDLFKDEYGVATLWTAKGTKQIRDAAESMKFSFKDTNMIHIHANMIQVIGDTIKMVYSDDQTGIVIPENHLLMQAMLFQKPYEEAFVHTEKLFHMGEKKKALEEFFAKK; from the coding sequence ATGAAGCGGGTTTTTGTCAATGGGTATGGTTCCATTGGAAACAGAATCGCTCAATTCATTAAAGATGATCCTGAAATCAAGGTAATCGGAGTAGGTAAGTTTTCTCCAGATGAAAAGGTAAATGACGCCGTCTCTAGGGGCTTTGATGTTTATGTGCCGCAAAAAAATATTGACTCTTTTAAAAATTATAAAATCAAAGGGAGTATAGAAGAAGCACTATCTGACTGTGATCTTGTAATTGATGGTGCACCTGGAGGAACTGGCTTTGCCAACAAAAAACAACTCTATGAACCAAATGGTATAATGGCAATTTATCAGGGAGGCGAGTCTGTCTTTGGCGATGAACGTGTCTCTGATTTATTGTTCAATTCCCGTGTTAACTACAATGACGCCTTTGGTAAAAAACACGTCATGCAAGGAAGCTGTAACGTCACAGGAATGGGAAGAATATTGCAGCCACTCCGAGAAAAATATGGCTCTAGATTGCTAAGATTTGATGCCATACTTGTTCGGCGGTGGGCAGACATTGAGCAGACTGAAAAGTCCGTTCTAGACACAATAGAATTGTCCCCAAACCCGCACCATCAGGATGATGTCAAATCATACATGGGTAAAGATACCCCGTTGTTCATCCAGGCAATCAAGGTTCCAACTCGTCAGATGCATGTTCACATGATGAGCATACGATTCAAGGATTCGGCGCCAACCCAATCTGAGATCTTGGACTTATTCAAAGATGAATACGGTGTTGCCACGCTGTGGACTGCAAAGGGAACAAAGCAAATCCGTGATGCCGCGGAGTCTATGAAGTTTAGCTTCAAAGACACCAACATGATTCACATACACGCAAACATGATTCAAGTAATTGGGGATACGATCAAAATGGTTTACTCTGATGATCAGACTGGAATCGTGATTCCTGAAAACCACCTACTCATGCAGGCAATGCTCTTCCAAAAGCCATATGAGGAGGCATTTGTACACACCGAGAAGCTATTTCATATGGGAGAAAAGAAAAAGGCACTCGAAGAATTTTTTGCTAAAAAATAA
- a CDS encoding protein-disulfide isomerase translates to MIHAPSLGIGAGIAAVVIIGALFVINFQMPETGFKTEDIKDAEMDQIRQEQAPQKVQMSIFSANASPILGDPNAPITIVEFGDYQCFYCNKFFHDTERQINDNYIKTGKAKLIFKDFTIIGPDSVIAAHATHCADEQGKFWEYHDTLYNNWNGENNGWASAQNQLKFAQQIGLDEMKFTECMNSEKYAEKIQASSEDAKTLGLSGTPAFFVISPNNKIVKIPGAQPYDVFANILDSDEMMAN, encoded by the coding sequence TTGATACATGCTCCATCGCTAGGAATTGGTGCAGGAATTGCAGCTGTAGTCATAATTGGTGCACTCTTTGTAATTAATTTTCAAATGCCAGAAACAGGATTTAAGACAGAAGACATCAAAGATGCAGAAATGGACCAAATTCGTCAAGAACAGGCCCCGCAAAAGGTCCAAATGTCAATCTTTTCTGCCAACGCATCTCCAATATTGGGAGACCCAAATGCACCAATTACAATAGTAGAATTTGGTGATTACCAGTGTTTTTACTGCAACAAATTCTTCCATGATACAGAACGCCAAATTAATGACAATTATATCAAAACAGGCAAAGCAAAATTGATCTTCAAAGACTTTACTATAATAGGACCAGATTCGGTCATTGCAGCACATGCTACACATTGTGCAGACGAGCAAGGCAAGTTCTGGGAATATCACGATACACTGTACAACAATTGGAATGGTGAAAACAACGGTTGGGCATCGGCACAAAACCAGCTTAAATTTGCCCAACAAATAGGCCTAGATGAGATGAAATTCACTGAATGCATGAACAGTGAAAAATATGCAGAAAAGATTCAGGCAAGCTCCGAAGATGCAAAAACATTAGGATTGAGTGGAACACCAGCATTCTTTGTGATTAGTCCAAACAACAAGATAGTCAAGATTCCAGGAGCCCAGCCATATGACGTGTTTGCCAATATTTTAGACTCTGATGAGATGATGGCAAACTAA
- a CDS encoding YkgJ family cysteine cluster protein, translated as MEFNCVKDCSQCCIDREYYPSKKYGKIGVLILPDEKQKIESLAESLGINIDIVPRIAISNDDSKPEKIIAYQMMGMEQNGNTCPFLDTGSKSPHGGFACKIYSQRPLACRAYPLIETNPITLDQKCKFCQTCPTADSNLNSEIESLIQIKNNMNADMPKIWRYATGVGEQEDIPIIQKGWIREQ; from the coding sequence ATGGAGTTTAATTGTGTAAAAGATTGCTCGCAGTGCTGTATTGATCGAGAGTATTATCCATCAAAGAAATATGGCAAAATAGGAGTGCTTATTCTGCCTGATGAAAAACAAAAAATCGAATCATTAGCAGAATCTTTAGGAATTAACATAGACATAGTTCCGAGGATCGCAATATCAAATGACGATTCCAAGCCAGAGAAAATCATTGCCTACCAGATGATGGGAATGGAACAAAACGGCAACACCTGCCCATTTTTGGATACAGGGTCAAAATCCCCCCACGGTGGATTTGCCTGCAAAATTTACAGTCAGCGACCTCTCGCATGTAGGGCATATCCACTCATTGAGACAAATCCCATCACGCTAGACCAAAAATGCAAATTTTGCCAGACATGTCCTACTGCCGACTCTAATCTAAATTCAGAGATAGAGTCCCTAATCCAGATAAAAAATAATATGAATGCAGACATGCCCAAAATATGGCGATATGCGACAGGAGTCGGAGAACAAGAAGACATTCCGATCATACAAAAAGGCTGGATAAGAGAACAATAG
- a CDS encoding hydroxymethylglutaryl-CoA synthase family protein gives MAAGIDDIAIYIPRLFVDSTDFAQARGVDPVKLKQGLGISRMAIVDSNQDPACLAANACLKIMQRDKISPDDIGRLYVATESSLDESKALNSYVIGMLEQVYGDGSFEHCGGIECKFACVSGSYALYDNANWIRAGEAEGKHAIVVVSDIAKYDMGSSGEYTQGAGAIAMLLNDNPRLLQFDSRVTSTSIKNEYDFYRPFGKETPIVHGQYSNLLYLIQVKKAFESYKKKAIETGIIKLEEGETILDHIDYLCMHLPYSNMGKKALSYLLRREWRSLPRWKRIVEQTGMEEPVPKDPRGTIESILADEEYMGKDHEFNKLFTRTKEYQAFYEDKLTSSLIASSMIGNLYTASLYLGFRSCLEFEFQKGVDLEGKRFGFGSYGSGSSAMVFSGVVQPSYKEIVKNMNLEAEIGERVKLSLKDYEEIHENKRAPTQSMLSGKNEFVLVSVEKSPESRGERKYVYCQ, from the coding sequence ATGGCAGCAGGTATTGACGACATTGCCATTTACATCCCGCGCTTGTTTGTAGATTCGACTGATTTTGCCCAGGCAAGAGGAGTAGATCCAGTCAAGCTAAAGCAGGGACTGGGAATATCACGCATGGCAATTGTAGATTCCAACCAAGATCCAGCGTGCCTGGCGGCAAATGCATGCCTAAAGATAATGCAGCGTGACAAGATATCCCCAGATGACATTGGTAGGTTGTATGTCGCAACAGAATCATCACTGGATGAATCCAAGGCCCTAAATTCGTACGTCATTGGCATGCTAGAGCAGGTATACGGAGACGGCTCCTTTGAGCACTGCGGTGGGATAGAGTGCAAATTTGCATGTGTTTCAGGCTCATATGCCCTGTACGATAACGCCAACTGGATAAGGGCGGGAGAAGCAGAAGGAAAACACGCAATTGTCGTAGTATCTGACATTGCAAAGTACGACATGGGTTCTTCTGGAGAATACACACAGGGAGCAGGCGCCATTGCAATGTTGCTTAACGATAATCCAAGACTATTACAATTTGATTCCAGAGTCACATCAACATCAATTAAAAACGAGTATGACTTTTACAGGCCGTTTGGAAAAGAAACCCCAATTGTTCACGGACAATACTCTAATTTACTGTACCTAATTCAGGTCAAAAAAGCATTTGAATCATACAAGAAAAAGGCAATAGAAACAGGAATCATCAAGTTAGAGGAAGGAGAAACAATTCTGGACCACATTGATTATCTTTGCATGCACTTGCCATATTCTAACATGGGCAAAAAAGCACTATCATACTTGCTAAGACGTGAATGGAGAAGCCTTCCAAGATGGAAAAGAATTGTAGAACAGACAGGAATGGAAGAGCCTGTGCCAAAAGATCCTCGCGGTACAATTGAATCAATACTTGCAGACGAGGAATACATGGGCAAAGATCACGAGTTTAACAAATTATTTACCAGAACCAAAGAATATCAGGCATTTTATGAGGACAAGCTTACCAGCTCATTAATCGCATCATCGATGATTGGTAACCTATACACAGCATCGCTATACCTAGGATTTAGAAGCTGTCTTGAGTTTGAATTCCAAAAAGGAGTCGACTTGGAGGGGAAGAGATTTGGGTTTGGCTCATACGGTAGTGGAAGCAGTGCAATGGTGTTCTCAGGCGTAGTTCAGCCATCATACAAGGAAATTGTCAAGAACATGAACTTGGAAGCAGAAATCGGCGAGCGAGTCAAGCTATCGCTAAAAGACTATGAGGAAATACATGAAAACAAACGCGCCCCAACACAAAGCATGCTAAGTGGCAAAAATGAATTTGTCTTAGTAAGCGTTGAAAAGTCTCCCGAAAGTAGGGGGGAGCGCAAGTACGTATACTGCCAGTAA
- the bioD gene encoding dethiobiotin synthase → MKSIFITGSDTGIGKTVFTCALASALKSSGIDVGAMKPFATGIPQKNGFKSEDVELLVRHSGANDPESLINPYFFPIPTSPYQAAKKLGKTIDIDLVLSSYEKLQSCHDVVLVEGIGGILVPVLKDYYVADLIKDLNLDVLMVTGTKIGSVNHTLLTLNVCKKYGINVLGLIINQTDTDGYDMQELEENLVFLSGIDVICKIPRIQNGDIKTISQILQSNHVLSKL, encoded by the coding sequence ATGAAGTCGATTTTCATTACTGGTAGTGACACTGGCATAGGCAAAACCGTCTTTACATGCGCCCTTGCAAGTGCTCTAAAGTCTTCTGGTATTGATGTGGGAGCAATGAAGCCTTTTGCGACAGGAATTCCGCAAAAAAACGGATTCAAATCAGAAGATGTTGAATTACTTGTAAGGCATTCAGGCGCAAATGATCCTGAATCACTGATTAATCCGTATTTTTTTCCAATTCCGACTTCGCCTTACCAAGCTGCAAAAAAACTGGGCAAAACGATAGACATTGACCTGGTTTTATCCAGCTATGAGAAATTACAATCGTGCCATGACGTCGTCCTAGTTGAGGGAATTGGCGGAATTTTGGTTCCTGTTTTGAAGGATTACTATGTTGCGGATCTGATAAAAGATCTAAATCTAGATGTTTTGATGGTGACAGGTACCAAGATTGGTTCTGTTAACCACACGTTACTTACCTTGAATGTATGCAAAAAATATGGAATAAACGTTTTGGGGTTGATAATTAACCAGACTGATACTGATGGATATGACATGCAAGAACTGGAAGAGAATTTGGTGTTTCTGAGCGGCATTGATGTCATTTGCAAGATTCCACGCATACAAAATGGTGACATCAAGACAATATCACAAATCTTGCAAAGCAACCACGTGCTGTCTAAACTTTAA